The genomic DNA tataataaattaaagaagagaatATATTTTACCTGTAAAGTctatctccttctctctctcttaatgaGTAGCTGCTGTGCTATCTAATGAAGCTAAGCTTAAGCaaaggtttggtttttattgttatgtttttcttttctttttggttaagaGATTTTAAGAGAgaaggaaataaaaagaaacagacGTGGGGAATTGAAATTGTTTTGACAGAAAAGCTTTTAGAGCAAAGACAGAGATGATGACTCGTATATAAATGGAGGAGACAGAGAAGCAAAAACGCGCTTATTATTAGAGGAAAAATCTTTGTTGGATGATAATGATACTTAAGTCAGTCATTCgacaaaaaatgatatttaatgCTTTTCTCTGTAGGTTTGCTTTATGTcaacatcattttattatacGTTACCTTGGTCATGTTTActaattgtattttttcttcttctgactaataataaaaacattctATTCtctcaagtgtttttttttcttctaactttATTTTGCGCGTCTTTTACGTTTTTGAGACTTCTTCATTTGGTCGGTTCTGTCGGCTTTGTTCGACCTTAATCTGAAAATATTCCTGTGTACATATACACATGATTATCTTCCTAAACTAAGCTTTGTAATACATATTTAATTTCTGTTAAAAAAGTTTGTTAGAGCTTTGAttgctctcctcttcttcttcttttccgtTGTGTTTCTCCGGTGAATCTGAATCTTAATATGGTATCAAAGCAGTGCAATTAAGTCTTCCGCTTCATTCATTATCATCGGAATCTTTGGGAGAAGTTGTTTGAAAGAGATGAGTTGCTCGATTTCTTTTCTTCGGATTGTGAGAATCCTCATTGTTGTGATTTTTGAGCTTATCGTCGGAGTTATTCTTTGTTTCTcccttcttttgtttgttttatttctttgattgaCCTTCATCATGtcgattcttttattttcttttacaaattcGTCACGATTTCTCTTTTCAAATCCCTAGAGTATGGGATCTTGTGTTCCTCCTTTTTCTAGGAATACGACGAATGCTTCGCTTCAGTCTAATTCAACTTCGCGTGAAACCGTTGAGCCTCCGCGATTTCAGATGGATCAGTATGAGAATCCTTTTTATCTCAAAAGTAATGATCATGCTGGGCTTATTTTGGTCTCAGATCGCCTTACAACGACTTCAGAATTTCCTTCTTGGAAGAGATCTATGTGGATGGCGTTGAATGTTCGCAATAAGCTGGGTTTCATCAACGGTACGATTACTAAGCCTCCAGAGACTCATCGTGATTATGGAACTTAGTCTAGATGTAATGATATTGTGAGTACTTGGTTGATGAATTATGTGCATAAAAAGATAGGACAAAGTTTGCTTTATATTCCTACTGTAGAGGGCATGTAGAAAAGTATTTTCAATCGTTTTAAGCAAGATGATGCTCCTAGGATCTTTGAGCGACGTCTTAATAAACTTGAGCAAGGATCTTTAGATGTTACCACTTACTATACTGCTTTGGTTTCTCTCTGGGAAGAACATAAGAACTATATTGATCTTCCAGTTTGCACTTGTGGACGTTGTGAGTGTGATGCGGCTGTCAAATGGGAGCGTTTGCAACAGCGTAGTCGTGTGACTAAATTTCTTATGGGATTGAATGAGAGTTATGAGCAAGCTCGACGTCATATATTGATGTTAAAACCTATTCCTACGATCGAAGAAGCTTTCAATATGGTTACTCAAGACGAGAGACAGATAACTATAAAGCCATTAACGAGGATTGATAATGTGGCTTTCCAATCTTCTGCTCTTGTTTCGTATGATGGTGATCAGACTTATGTTGCTGCATATAATACTAGGAGGCCGACTCAGAAACCAGTTTGTACTCATTGTGGTCGCTTAGGACACACTATTCAAAAATGCTATAAGCTCCATGGGTTTCCTCCGGGTTATAAGACGAATACTGGTTATAAAGGTAATTCGCAGAGTCAGTCTACTTTCCAACCAAGGATGCAGACACCTCAGTTTCAGCCTCGTATGTCTCAGAATCAGCCTAGGATGCAAATgcagatggctccttatgatcCTATTCAGAAGGCGAATGTTATTGCTAATGTGTATACTGAACAACCTTCGAATTCTTTGGTCTCTCAGTCTGCTTCTACTGGATTTGATGGTAATTCTTTCAGTACTCCTGTTTTCACACCACAACAACTAAAGCAACTTTTTCCTCATACAATACTCAAGTACAAGCTCAAGAGCCTGTTGCTGCTACTAATGTTGCAACTATTACTGATCATGGTCTTATGGCACAAACTTCTACTTCTGGTACATTTCCTTTTCCTTCTACTAGTCTTCGTTATGAACATCATACTCTTACTTTTCAAAAACACATTCTATCTTCTCTTTCTAATTTCATTGCACCTAATGATTGGATTATTGATAGTGGTGCGTCTAGTCATGTTTGTTCAGATTTGGCGATGTTTAAGGAAATGGTTCTTGTTTCTAGTGTTACAATGACTCTACCGAATGGTACTCAGGTTCCTATTACACACACTGACGCGATTTACATAACACAACATTTAGGCTTGCATAATGTACTACATGTTCCTGATTTTCGTTTCAACTTGATTAGTGTTAGCTGTTTAGTTCAAAGTTTGTTCTGTTCTGCTCATTTCtttcaaaattgttgttttataCAGGAACTTTCACGGGGCTTGATGATTGGGAGGGGTAGACTTCATAATAACCTCTATATTCTTGAAACAGAATCAAAAACCCTCTCACCATCTTTTCTTGCGGTTTGTTccttcactacaagaaaatagtctTATTGCAACAATATTTTTGCAATGATTGTATTCGttaaaattttacaacaaaatttgCTATATTTTTGCAATGAAAAATGCACATCACAATTTCATTACAAGTTTATtgcaaaataacaacaaaagttTATGTTGCATTTTTCCGTTACAAATTAGCAATATTATTGCGACATGTGAAAATATCTTGcaaaatttacaataaatatTTAACGATTAGAGTTGTGATTATTTTGCAAGAAAATTTTAGTATATACATGTGACAAAATATGTGGCATCTATATTTACAACAATTTATAACTctttcgcaaaaaaaaaaaaaatatatatatatatatatatattacatttctagttcttgttttttttaatggacTTCTATGTTCTTCTTAAATCAAATAACTCTTTTCTTAGCTTTACTAACAACTGTAGTAGGTAAACTATAACCAATTATTCATTATTTAATAACAACTGTAGAAGGTATATGTCATATACATATACTATACTTCATGATTTTCCAAGTATAAgcaaaataaatcaattattcATTTTGCTTATACTTGGAAAATCATGAAGTATAGTATATGTATATGACATCTCAAACACTATGACCatatattgtatatgtataatCATATATTGGTCCACGTTAGTCACCCGAATATGCTATTTTCTTTGACATCTCACATACATTATAATCATATACGtatagtatatgtatatatatatataatcatattccCTTTtctttaaactaatatatatatatatatatatatatttatacatataattaaagTATAATCAATATGATAACTAATATTTGTCCTCGTTACTCACCCACCACCCTTACCTCATTTTCCCATATCAATCTTAATCATTTGGATAACTATACAAATCCAAATTTGttcaataaaatattactttacAGATTATTTTCTACTTTGGAGTAGTTTTTTTTAGCTTGTGTGTGTGGTAGATAAAATTAATGTTGCGGGTTTTTTCGTTCATGTTGTTATTACTCCTtccgttttataatataagatgtttagagaagtatttttatttatgattggtttaactttttaaaaataattatttcttaatatgcgtattttcactaaaacatcttatattttgaaacagaggaaatattatttatttatttattattgaataataCTTAACAGATTTGACTAAATCTACTATTATTCAGTATCAAAGATACGATTTTATTTTATCCATGCTTATATATAGCTTAAGAAAGTGCTTCCATAGATCTATCAATACAACACGTTAGCAAGCACAGTGTCAGTTCCATTCCTTCTCCAAAGGTAAACACAGTTCTCCATTAATCCGCAGTTTTATTATAGGTTTTGACTAGTAATAAAGTTTTGTCGTAACTGGTATAAGTTTTGTTATAGTTTAATATACTgactttgttatttttaataaatatatgtagaTGAGTCTTATGGAAAATGAAGGCCGAGCTCAAGGAGGCATGGCAGccgttttaggttttttaaccCATCAAGAACACCTCATCtgtgataaaaagaaaaaacaaaatttagaaaatttatttcacATCATTtgtgtaattattttttatttatgccttgttgtaatattttaatatttgattatcTAATAAATGAATTAtgtcttttactttttaatcatgaagatatatattctaatttagaaaaaattaaattaatagcTAATGTGCTGAACAAATGATATAGCAAAATACTGTGATGAATAAATTACATCACTAATTTGCTGCATAAATAACGTTACAATATTacaacaaatataacaataaattaatttgttagaAAATTGTAATGTTATTTGCTACAAGTTTTATGTGACAATAAGTTGCAACCATTTAGAGTTGCAAACGTGTGTCACAATTATgcaacaaaatttattacaatAGTAAGTTGCATTAATACGACAAATATAGCAAGAAGTTATTTCATTGTAAATTTTGCAACAAATGCAAATTTGCAACGCCCAAACATCAACAAATAAAATGTGTCTCAATTTTGTTGCAGTGTCATGATTTACAacgatatattaaattattgcaACAATTTTCAGTGTTGTAATATGagtattttcttgtagtgctttTCTGCTTCTACTTTGGCTAATGGTGTTTTGTGGCATCAGCGTCTTGGACATGCGTCACCAGCTGTTTTGAGTAAACTTGTTAGTGTCATTCCTTCTTTACGGTCTTTAGTTTCTAATAATACTCAGTGTCAAATTTGTCATTTAGCAAAACAGAAAAGACTAGCTTATGTTTCTAATAATAATCTTGCTAAGAAACCTTTTGATCTTATTCATATCGTACATGGGGTCCTTTTAGTACATAGTCTGTTGAGGGTTTTAAGTATTTCTTAACTTTGGTAGATGATTGTACTTGTGTAACCTGGATCTATATGATGCGTAATAAAAGTGATGTTTCTACTATTTTTCCGACTTTTATCAAAATGATTTCTACTCAATATgattctaaaatcaaaaccattaGATCTGATAATGCACCTGAGCTAGCTTTTACTGATATAGTTAAAGAACAAGGAATGTTACATCAATTTTCATGTGCTTATACACCTCAGCAAAATTATGTCGTTGAACGGAAGCATCAACATCTATTGATTGTGGCTAGAGCTTTGTTATACCAATCGAACATACCTTTGAAGTATTGGAGTGATTGTGTATTGACTGCAATGTTTTTGATTAATCGCTTACCTTCATCTTTGTTAAATGATAAATCTCCTTTTCAACAACTTTGTGAAAAACAATCTGATtattttaaactcaaaagttttggTTGCGTATGCTTTGTTTCAACTAATGTCAATGAAAGGAATAAATTTTCACCTAGAGCAAAgccttgtgtttttcttggttatccAACCGGTTATAAGGGATATAAACTGCTAGATTTAGAGTCTCATTCTATTACAATTTCTCATAATGTTGTCTTctatgaaaatattttcccttttAAAACGTCGGATTTGTTATCTACTGCAGTTGATATGTTTCCAAATAGCATACTTCCTTTGCCTGCACCATTGCGTTTTGTTGATTCTATGtcttttcttgatgatgatgctatTGAAATTGACATTCCTGATCTTCCTGATGCATCTCATACATCTACATCACATACTACACAATGGGATCTTAGTACCATTCCTGTAGAGAATCCTGTTCGTACACATGATACAGGTACTGATTCTTTATCCATGGCTAGACCTAAACGGACTACTAAGACTCCCTCCTATCTCTCTGAATATCATTGTGCTTTGGTTCCTTTTATATCTATAGAACCACCTTTGTCATCCTCTTCTACACCACCAGATAAAACACTTCTTGCTAAACCATTTACTACCCCTTATCCCATTTCTTCTATTGTCTCCTATGATCGCTTTACTTCTTTGTCTCAATCTTATATTTTCTCTTATAGCCTTGAAACTGAACCTAAAACCTTTGCCCAAGCCATGAAATCAGAAAAATGGACAAATGCAGCAGGTGCTGAGCTTAATGCTCTTGAGTCTGCACATACTTGGGATGTTGAATCTTTACCACAAGGTAAGAATGTTGTTGGTTGTAAATGGGTATTTACTATGAAGTATAATCCTGATGGTTCATTGGAGAGATATAAAGCTAGGTTGGTTGCCCAAGGGTTTACACAACAAGAAGGTTTGGACTACATTGAAACTTTTTCTCCTGTGGCAAAGTTGACTAGTGTGAAGCTACTACTTGGTGCAGCTGCTAAGAAAGGGTGGAGTTTAACACAGATGGATGTCTCTAATGCCTTTCTACATTGAGATTTAGATGAAGAAATTTATATGAGTCTACCTCAAGGGTATACTCCTCCACCAAATGTCACCTTGCCTCCTAATCCGGTATGTCAACTTCGCAAATCTCTATATGGCTTGAAGCAAGCTTCTCGACAATGGTATAAGCGTTTATCCTCTGTTTTGTTGGGTGCAAACTTCATTCAGTCCCTGGCGGATAATACACTTTTAGTCAAAGAGAGACCCTGATCTTTTATTGCAGCTTtagtctatgttgatgataacATGATCGCTAGCAATGATGATAAAGCAATGGATAGTTTGAAGGCATTATTACGGTCTGAATTCAAAATTAAGGATCTTGGTCCTGCCAGATTTTTCCTTGGACTTGAAATCTCACGCTCCTCCAAAGGTATCTCGATTTGTCAGAGAAAGTATGCACAGAACTTGTTGGAGGATGCAGGTTTACTCGGTTGTAAACCAAGTCCACTCCCGATGGATCCTAGTCTACATCTCACAGCTGCAATGGGGACACCTCTTCCTAATCCTTCAGATATTCACCTTTAGGCGGCTCATAAGGTACTCAAGTATATCAAAGCCAATCTTGGCCAAGGTCTAATGTACTTTGTAGATTCAGAGATATGCTTGAATGGTTTCTCGGATGCTGATTGGGCAAACTGTAAGGATACAAGGCGATCAATAACTGGCTACTGCATTTATCTTGGTGACTCCTTAATCTCGCGAAAGTCGAAGAAACAGAGTGTTGCGAGCCGGAGCAGTATAGAGTCAGAATATCGTAGCATGGCCCATGCGACTTGTGAGATTATTTGGTTGCAACAGCTATTGAAGGATCTCCATCTCCAGGTGACTAGTCCTGCTAAGCTTTACTGTGATAATAAATCGGCTATGCATATTGCTATGAATCCAATATTTCATGAGCGGACGAAGCATATCGAGATCGACTGTAACACGGTTCGTGATCAGATTAAAGCTGGCAAGCTCAAAGTTTTTCATGTTCCATCAGAGAACCAGCACACATACATTCTCACCAAACCGCTTCATCCAGGTCCTTTCTATGGATTGCTTTCTAAGATTTCATTATCAAGTCTTTATCTTCCAAACGAGGCACCTTTGAAGATAACGACTTGAGAGAGGCGTATTAGGATACATGAGGATTGGTTATTGACTGGTTATCAATCGGTTATCTCTGGTGTACTTAGTTTGGAGTAATGAGAAGTTTGTATATAAGGAGATAAGTATTATCTTCCTAAACTAAGCTTTGTAATACACATTTAATTTCTGTTAAAAGAAAGTTTGTTAGAGCTTTGAttgctcttctcttcttcttctccgttgtGTTTCTCCCGTGAATCTGAATCTTAATAGGAAGAAGATTCTTGTAAAGTTAAAAGTAGTCCAACACTACAgcttactaaaaaaaatttcaaagtaGAGAAATAGTTGAATCATAATTTCGACTGAATCTTcggttttctatttttttttatgaattacaAAGTTTAAACTATTGGACTTAATAATAGatggatatatatatggtcACTCAAATTTCAACTTCaaatgaaaacaatttttttgatggCTAATGCAAATgctaaaaatcaaacattttcattattcagaaaaaaaaagaaggtcaGTTTGGCGTCTAAAAAATATCCAATTCTAATATCTCCAtagttaataacttaatatttatgtttgaggCTTAAAAATTCGTATAGAGGCTAAGAAAGCCCGATATAACCATTAATAGGCCCATCAAGattgaagaaaattttactttccCCCGCGTTTCacgtttttgtctttttcttcatgccttttttttttttttatgtggacCTCTCGAGTCTCTCGAGTCTCTtcttcaaaagtcaaaaccaattCTTCTGATACAGACACAGCTTTCACTCTCCTCTCTAAAATCTGATGATTTGATCCATTCGTATTGTTATGCATTCACCATAATTTCTCACCGGCTGCAactaggggttttttttttccggctTGTTTTGGTTAAcgaaagcaaaaacaaacaaacaatggtGTGTTTCAATTTCAATGGGTTTAAGACGAAGATTACTCTAATTGGACTTGGTTTGGGACAGATCCTCTCCCTTCTCTCTACCTGCGTCTGAGTTCGCCAGAAAAGGTTTTACcttttttccaaattccaacccaacccattttttttttttatttaaattgattggCTTTACACAAATTTGAAACCTTTTGTAGGAATTAATGCTCCAACATCACAGTCTTTTCTGGGTTATGTGTTACTGGCTATCGTCTATGGAGGTATCATGCTCTATCGAAGATCCACAATTCAAGTCagtattttgaagtttttttcaCTCTCTATTGCTCTCcctttcaaaatataagatgttttggtcAAAGCACACAATTAAGAAAAgaccactttaaaaaaaatttatccaatcataaaatagaaaatatttaattaatctaaaaatagCATAGAAGGTTGataaatcttatattatgaaacaaaaaatcttctctaaatcatgaaacggaggaagtatatACTATATTCCTCTTGTCTTGGGTAATCATTGATCATTGGAGTGTCTTGTGTGGGTTTTTGTCTCGTTTATAAGGGAACCAAAAACTGTTGTGAGAATCAGCATTGAAGGTTTCATTAGTAATCTTCTAACTAACGAGTATTGCTAATGCCAAATACATTTGTAGGCCAAGTGGTATTATTATCTCCTCCTTGCTTTAGTTGATGTGGAGGGCAACTTTCTCGGTGAGTGTCCTCACTCTCACTGAAAGACTTCTTCTTTTCCTGATGTTGTGTCTGTTGCCCTTAATGTTGCTCAAGCTTTGTCCAGCCGAGGctgcagagaaagtaatatgttATTTGACTCTTTTGTGGTGAGTATTAGTACAATGATGAGATTTTGAATCATAACTCCATTGCTTTGGTTTTACAGTGGTAGAGGCTTATCAGAACACATCAATGACGAGTGTCATGCTACTGGACTGCTGGGCGATCCCTTGCGTTTTGGTCTTGACTTGGGCTTTCCTGAAAACAAAATACAGTTTGATGAAGATCAGTGGTGTGGTTATCTGTATTGTTGGCGTTGTCATGGTAGTTTTCTCAGATTTCCATGCAGGGGATCGAGCTGGTAACGGTTTTAAAACTGATTCATTACTTCTCtaattctctttctcttgttttcttaCCATGGCTTCACTCTTCCCAAGCCTGCAAGTAAACACATATTGGCCTGAGAAACGCATATTATGGTGGCTTTCAGGAGGAAATAATCCTGTCAAAGGAGATTTTCTTGTTATAGCTGGAGCAACCTTGTATGCTGTCAGTAATGTCAGCCAGGTAAGCAAGTTGCTAATCACATACTACAAACACTTTTAAGATAtcgccatttaaaacataaaagaaaattaatgaaattaagtGTGCTTGTAAAGTTGTAATTCTAGTCTCCTGAAGAATGCAGACAGAGTTGAACTCATGTCCTTTGTGGGCCTTTTTGGCGCAATTATTGGTGGTTCAGATGTATCCTTCAAACACAAGGCTAACACTTTTATGTTTCTTATACTTATATACTATCAAAGAGAATATTCTTTGACTTGTCCATAGAAGCATATTTGAACGTGATGCACTTAAAGCTATTCAGTGGTCAACTGGGGCTGTAAGTTTGTTGCAACATTAGAGATATCCATTTTCCTTTCAATCTCGGTATACTAAAGACTTTTTCTTTTAGCAAGTACCAAGTTAAAAAGTTGCTACGGTTATGTAATTTCAGGTTTTGCCTTTCCTTGGAATTGCACTCGGGGTGTTTCTCTTCTACTCGTTACTCACAGTCGTACTCAAGGtatgagacaaaacaaaaaccatacaCTGACCTCCTTCACTCTCGATATTCATGTCAATTTGTCCGTTTGTTGCCATGCCTCTGAaacatttaacattttttgaaaatatggtCTTATTAGACATGGTTCAGCAATGTTCATTCTCCTCTCGTTACTCACATCATACATGTGGGCGGTTTTGATTTGCATTTTCGCTTACCATGAGAAGGTTAGCTCGCTTTGTATATCGAACATCATCATATGACATACTTACATTTCTGTCAGTAGAAACCAGTGTATGTGAATGTTGGCTATATATGCTAGGTCGACTGGCTCTATTACTTGGCATTTGCTACTACAGCTATTGGACTGATCATATACTCAATGTACTGtcttttctcatctttcttcaATTCCAATATCTGTTCTGCACTCCGGAGATCTTCAGTATTCTTCACACCCTTGTTTTTCATTTCTTGATGTTCTCATTTCTCAGGAAGGAGAAAGATCAGGAGGAACAAAGAGATGGAGAAGTGGTAAGTGAGCAGAGGAAGAAGGTGTTCGATGCAGAGGATGGTGAATCACTTCGAGACAGCCTTATAGGTGCTCCCACCTGAACCCAAAGCctgagttttgttgttgttgtatatgtCATTGGCTGTAAAGATAAAGAAACTTGTAGGTGGAGAGACAAGTTAGTAGTCATTTATAACAATTGGTGACTGTAAAAAAAGGCCTTGTTTGATCTTAATTCAACtgtaaacacaaaaataagataTAGTAGTTACTTCCAAATGTATCAAGCTGTAGGCTATTTATTTAACTTCCTACTAAATTGTAAGATGTTCTATTATGGTCACATACCCTGGTTATTCTACAAACAGTGCATCTCCACAGAGCTCTATTATGGTCAATTGGTCATGTAGTTGCCGACAGATCTATCTTAATCCAATAATGCGTTGCAAATTCAATGATTGGTTACGAGTCTTACAACGACAATACTAATTAAAGACTCCCCATGACTTTTCTCTCTCCTCTGCAGCTAGAGTTTGGTTTCACGGGATAATTGTTGGATTGAAGGTAGAAACCAGTAATGGCGTGTTTCAGTTTCAAtgagatgaagacgaagaagactcTGATTGGACTTGGATTAGGACAGATCATCTCGCTTCTCTCTACATTTCTTTCGTTTGCAGCGTCTGAGATCACCAGAAAAGGTTTCACCTTTTTCTATAAAACCCATATTTTCATTAATACATTTCATAAATACACAAATTTGAAACCTTTACAGGTATTAATGCTCCAACATCGCAGTCGTTCATGGGTTATCTTTCACTTGCAATCGTCTATGGAGGTATCATGCTGTATCAAAGACCCACAATTAAAGTCAGTAATGTATTGATGATCTTCTCTTCTTGGAAACTTTAGATTATTATACTgttgcttcttcctcttggGTGAATTAGTGATCTTTCGAGTGtgagttttgtatattttataggGAAACAACAAATTGTAAtgagagtttttgtttgaaaggtTTCATATTGAGTGCCAAAACAGAGTAGTCTTATATAATGTTCTCTGACTAGCAAATGTTGCTAACATCTTCAATCCACATATTGTTGTAGGCGAAGTGGTATAACTATTTACTCCTTGCTTTTGTTGATGTTGAGGCAAACTTTCTCggtgagaaaagaaaaaaaaactcttcttttgTCCCATTCTTTGGCTTGAGCTCTGATCCTGCGTTTTCATGACAATGTAACTTCGTTACAGTGGTGAAGGCTTATCAGTACACATCAATGACGAGCGTCATGCTACTGGACTGCTGGGCGATCCCTTGCGTTTTGGTCTTGACATGGGTTTTCCTGAAAACAAAATACAGACTGATGAAGATCAGTGGTGTGGTTATCTGTATTGTTGGTGTTGTCATGGTAGTCTTCTCAGACGTCCATGCAGGGGATCGAGCTGGTAATGGTTTAgttctctttcccttttttcaAGCCTGCAAGTAAATACTCACATATTGGCCCAAGAAACTtgattcaaacatatatatatggtggcTATTAGGTGGAAGTAATCCTGTTAAAGGAGATCTTCTTGTTTTAGCTGGAACAACCTTGTCTGCTGCCTGTAATGTCAGTGAGGTAAGAAAGTCTCGAatcatatactttttctttttatgttacTGTATCGCGAAACGATACTTTCAAAAAGTACCAAAATTTAGTGTACTTGAATTCTAGTCACCTTGTTTCTCTTTTATAGGAGTTCCTTGTGAATAATACAGACATGATTGAGGTATTGgcctttttg from Camelina sativa cultivar DH55 chromosome 7, Cs, whole genome shotgun sequence includes the following:
- the LOC104699982 gene encoding solute carrier family 35 member F1-like isoform X4, giving the protein MGYLSLAIVYGGIMLYQRPTIKVSNAKWYNYLLLAFVDVEANFLVVKAYQYTSMTSVMLLDCWAIPCVLVLTWVFLKTKYRLMKISGVVICIVGVVMVVFSDVHAGDRAGGSNPVKGDLLVLAGTTLSAACNVSEEFLVNNTDMIEVLAFLGIFGTIVTAVQISILERGVLKATHWSTETILLYLGLALALFLFYSLVAVLIQTNGATMFNLSLLTSDMWAVLIRTFGYHEKVDWLYFLAFATTAIGLIIYSMKEKDEEEQRKFLDEEDGESLRSSLIVAST
- the LOC104699982 gene encoding solute carrier family 35 member F1-like isoform X1, which encodes MACFSFNEMKTKKTLIGLGLGQIISLLSTFLSFAASEITRKGINAPTSQSFMGYLSLAIVYGGIMLYQRPTIKVSNAKWYNYLLLAFVDVEANFLVVKAYQYTSMTSVMLLDCWAIPCVLVLTWVFLKTKYRLMKISGVVICIVGVVMVVFSDVHAGDRAGGSNPVKGDLLVLAGTTLSAACNVSEEFLVNNTDMIEVLAFLGIFGTIVTAVQISILERGVLKATHWSTETILLYLGLALALFLFYSLVAVLIQTNGATMFNLSLLTSDMWAVLIRTFGYHEKVDWLYFLAFATTAIGLIIYSMKEKDEEEQRKFLDEEDGESLRSSLIVAST
- the LOC104699982 gene encoding solute carrier family 35 member F1-like isoform X2, which gives rise to MACFSFNEMKTKKTLIGLGLGQIISLLSTFLSFAASEITRKGINAPTSQSFMGYLSLAIVYGGIMLYQRPTIKAKWYNYLLLAFVDVEANFLVVKAYQYTSMTSVMLLDCWAIPCVLVLTWVFLKTKYRLMKISGVVICIVGVVMVVFSDVHAGDRAGGSNPVKGDLLVLAGTTLSAACNVSEEFLVNNTDMIEVLAFLGIFGTIVTAVQISILERGVLKATHWSTETILLYLGLALALFLFYSLVAVLIQTNGATMFNLSLLTSDMWAVLIRTFGYHEKVDWLYFLAFATTAIGLIIYSMKEKDEEEQRKFLDEEDGESLRSSLIVAST
- the LOC104699980 gene encoding uncharacterized protein LOC104699980, producing MGLNESYEQARRHILMLKPIPTIEEAFNMVTQDERQITIKPLTRIDNVAFQSSALVSYDGDQTYVAAYNTRRPTQKPVCTHCGRLGHTIQKCYKLHGFPPGYKTNTGYKGNSQSQSTFQPRMQTPQFQPRMSQNQPRMQMQMAPYDPIQKANVIANVYTEQPSNSLVSQSASTGFDGNSFSTPVFTPQQLKQLFPHTILKYKLKSLLLLLMLQLLLIMVLWHKLLLLELSRGLMIGRGRLHNNLYILETESKTLSPSFLAVCSFTTRK
- the LOC104699982 gene encoding solute carrier family 35 member F1-like isoform X3 codes for the protein MACFSFNEMKTKKTLIGLGLGQIISLLSTFLSFAASEITRKGINAPTSQSFMGYLSLAIVYGGIMLYQRPTIKVSNAKWYNYLLLAFVDVEANFLVVKAYQYTSMTSVMLLDCWAIPCVLVLTWVFLKTKYRLMKISGVVICIVGVVMVVFSDVHAGDRAGGSNPVKGDLLVLAGTTLSAACNVSEEFLVNNTDMIEVLAFLGIFGTIVTAVQISILERGVLKATHWSTETTNGATMFNLSLLTSDMWAVLIRTFGYHEKVDWLYFLAFATTAIGLIIYSMKEKDEEEQRKFLDEEDGESLRSSLIVAST
- the LOC104699982 gene encoding solute carrier family 35 member F1-like isoform X5, translating into MGYLSLAIVYGGIMLYQRPTIKAKWYNYLLLAFVDVEANFLVVKAYQYTSMTSVMLLDCWAIPCVLVLTWVFLKTKYRLMKISGVVICIVGVVMVVFSDVHAGDRAGGSNPVKGDLLVLAGTTLSAACNVSEEFLVNNTDMIEVLAFLGIFGTIVTAVQISILERGVLKATHWSTETILLYLGLALALFLFYSLVAVLIQTNGATMFNLSLLTSDMWAVLIRTFGYHEKVDWLYFLAFATTAIGLIIYSMKEKDEEEQRKFLDEEDGESLRSSLIVAST